A window of Equus caballus isolate H_3958 breed thoroughbred chromosome 10, TB-T2T, whole genome shotgun sequence contains these coding sequences:
- the PNMA8C gene encoding paraneoplastic antigen-like protein 8C produces MLFGVKDIALLEHGCQALEVDSYKSLMILGIPEDCDHEEFEEIIRVPLKPLGKFEVAGKAFLEEDRSKAAIIRLVEDINYAAVPREIQGKGGAWRVVYMPRKQDVEFLTKLNLFLQSEGRTVEDVARVLRQELCPTLTGPRELPAPKCCAPGLGEKPGAEATPGADGMPPLDSAEKESKAEDDKKGKRKHKKNRRRHHAPDKKP; encoded by the coding sequence ATGCTGTTTGGCGTCAAGGACATTGCCCTGTTGGAGCACGGGTGCCAGGCTCTCGAGGTGGACAGTTACAAGTCCCTGATGATCCTGGGCATCCCGGAGGACTGCGACCACGAGGAATTCGAAGAGATCATCCGGGTCCCCCTAAAACCTCTGGGCAAGTTCGAAGTGGCTGGGAAGGCCTTTCTGGAAGAAGATAGATCCAAGGCAGCCATCATTAGGCTGGTGGAGGACATCAATTACGCTGCGGTTCCCAGGGAAATCCAGGGCAAGGGCGGCGCGTGGAGAGTGGTCTACATGCCCCGGAAGCAGGACGTCGAATTCCTGACGAAGCTGAACCTCTTCCTGCAGAGCGAGGGCAGGACGGTGGAGGATGTGGCCCgggtcctgaggcaggaactgTGCCCCACGCTGACGGGCCCCAGAGAGCTGCCTGCCCCAAAGTGCTGTGCGCCCGGGCTGGGGGAGAAGCCAGGAGCTGAGGCCACCCCCGGGGCGGACGGGATGCCACCTCTGGACTCGGCGGAGAAGGAGAGCAAGGCTGAAGATGACAAAAAGGGCAAGCGGAAGCACAAGAAAAACCGTCGGCGGCACCATGCGCCTGACAAGAAGCCGTGA